From Misgurnus anguillicaudatus unplaced genomic scaffold, ASM2758022v2 HiC_scaffold_31, whole genome shotgun sequence:
ACACCCGTTACAGCAAGGACAGCCAATTGGAGCCACAGCTGTATCACAACGCCTAAGgaaagaaataaaatataataaaaatattaatatataatgaatacatTGCAATGTAAGCTCAGCACTGTCTTGACAAGAGAAAGTTTTATGTTACAGTATAATAAACTCTACATGAAGAACTTCATGATGTGATTCTGAATTATTTACACTTACATTAAAAGTCATTACTTATAAGAGATTTGAGATACTCACCACCGCCACTGACAGAAACACTAAATGTCTTGTATTTTGTCTCTCTGTTGCTGATGATCTTCAGTTTATAAACCCCAGTGTTTAAGTTtatgatgtttgtgatggtgagatctccagtttGATTATTCATCttcagtctgtctctgaatcttccatcatcatcatcatatgaGATCTTATTGTCCTCCATATCACATTTAGCTATGAGAACATTTTTATCTCCAAATCTCCACAGTATCAAATCATCTGTCTGTGCTTGTAtatcagtgtgtagagtaacagatTCACCCTCCTTCACTGAAAATGATCCATTTGATCCAGCATCATCAACACGAGGACATACTACAAAAGATTAAACATATAAACAGAGAGTAAACATATTAAGTGccattaagaaaaaatatatatccaaATAAATGGATGAttacatctttttttttttggcatcATGAAAATATCCTACAAGTTTTAACGCTTAATACTGTATATCTACCTCATCTTTAAAAGGCATTCATATAATTGTGCTCAGAGAAAAGTATAAGTCTAAAATTGCTGTGATGTCGCAAATGCAGATTTAATTTCGTATGACCTGCCTACAGCAACATATCATTGGCTCAGCCCACTGGCATTCAGTGTAAGAAGTGAATCTGAAGGAGTAAATGTTTACAATCATAATAAGATTGTAATTTCAGTAAGATTGCGATGTGCTGTTGCTGGGAAAAACAAGCAAATTTGCACAGGCTCCCTGACTTCAGAGAGAAATGGATtcagtttatttttaacaaatgcgATTTGATCCGACAGTGTCTTTAATGTTTAAGAACATGCCGAGATTGGCAGAGGTGCAACCACAATTGCTTATATAAGTTACTTTTACCTGAAATAGTGTTGTGCTTTAATTTTCATTGCCTCACTTTTAATCTGCACTCTATAAatgtctgtgttatttttgaccTAAAATGGGTAATATTGGACAAAAAACACACTTGgtttaaaatgacccaatgctgggttattataccccatggttgcataacattaacccaacattgggtcagtTTTAACTCAGCATGTGTTCTGTATGTATTTTCCCAATAgtggttaaaaataaattttttagagtgtgttttTCTCTAAATTCCATCCCTGGAATTACAGCGATTAGTAAAAACAATGCCAGATGATGCCAGGttctaattaattaatttatcgTGACCCTGTCCTAACACTATGCTCACAGATCCCCTCGCTTCAACAACTATATGTGAATCTCATAGGTGAGCTATTTTTATCTCAAAAACGTTAATcacttaaaaacattaaaaacactcTGATGCACGGCGAGGAGGAAATTTGGTCAGACACATAACTAATATTTGCTGACTACAAAtatttaattcagtacatttaaCTTCACAACATCACAAAttttactcaaaatatcttacctTTGACAGTaacattaaatcttttttttgatGTTCCAGTGCCAGTTTGGATCTCTGCATCATATTGTCCAGTGTGTTTGATTCTCATGTTTTTGACGGTGAGATCTCCAGTTAAAGTGTCTGATATCTGCAGTCTGTCTTTAAATCTCTCATCAGTAAAACCGTAATATGTGACCTTATATTGAATAATCTCAATTAGAAGAATAGCTTTGTCTTTGTCTCTAAACCTCCAATACATCCTCTCATCTTTCAGTATTTTAGTATCAGTGTGTAGAGTCACAGATTCTTCCTCATACACTGACACTGACACTAACTTCTCGTCTACCACAGCACCAATCACACCTGCAGACACAAACAGAGACACCTAaccttttaaatgtcttaaaaataggaaCCAGAGCAATGTTTCTGGTAAACATgatataagaggaataattgactccggtcctttgaattatttgaaaataatgcacacctgcagtGTAAAGGCACTACCACCTTGGGCGTGCactatttttgaataattcaacggcccgtcgtcaattctTCCTTACTTAACGAtttgcaaaaggtacaaaccccaaagtaaatgatgacgtctacaacgtaaatctcttttcttggactacaaaaaACTCACGAAttataggcaacagtttactttctgggattggtgattTAGTAAAGACttatattatcataattcctctcgcttcagactcacagcctgtaaattaactcatgTTAGCATaacattgtgagcaaatctttcaaacatggtaaggagcgtcagatttcctgctgacgtcagaggtattcaggccaatcacaaagtacagattagctggccaatctgGGACACAGAgattttcaaatcgatgagttttgtttgAGTTCAGGAAGACACAGCTATCTGGAGCTACAACAATTTACGGTATGTacaaaatattgtgttttttaaatcataaaccacgcaaacacattgtattacacacaaaataaccttgtttttaGAAACTTTAAACTGCAGCCTTTTGTGCTGACAAAAGAGAAGTCAAAGTGGAACAAAAGAACACATTGTTCGGCAATCCACTTCAGAAACTGTCAGTGTGACAGTACAAATATTGCCTTTCACTTTATTTTCTGCTAATTTTAACTGTTTTAGTGTAATAGTAACTTAATTAATTTTAGGAACTGCAAGTCTAAgccaaaaaaacattaataataatgatttatatgGACGAGACATTAAGCTACAATGAGCTTATTgttattaatgttattatatCATTAGATAATCTCATATCACTTCAAGCTTATCTGTTACACTAGATTAAGAGAAAAATCTAACATTTCTAACAAGGCaaatcttttatattttaaagccaTTTTAAACACCAATTATCGTAATATTTAGCATTAAGCAAGCGTGTCAGTGCTTGAAGTAAAATCCATGCATGCTGTTTCAGAAAATGCATCACAAATTGTTTGTGTAGTCCCAACAGAAATTAATTAAGTTTACAAATGAAAGTGATTGAAACAATCAAATTCAGATGTAAGTATATCTTACCGAACTGACTCCACAAACAGATCAAAATCACATCAGACATTTTCTTCAACATCTTGCAGAACAAGTAAAACTATATGATTTCCTTAATTCATGAGAGGCCTGATCAGGTCAAGGCGTATTTAAGCAGCCCCCTACCCACTTTTCTCTTAGCACTTTGCTCTTCctgcatttaaaagtttatttttcagATGCACTGTTGTTTCACACATTTTCTCTCCACACAT
This genomic window contains:
- the LOC141362969 gene encoding uncharacterized protein; this encodes MLKKMSDVILICLWSQFGVIGAVVDEKLVSVSVYEEESVTLHTDTKILKDERMYWRFRDKDKAILLIEIIQYKVTYYGFTDERFKDRLQISDTLTGDLTVKNMRIKHTGQYDAEIQTGTGTSKKRFNVTVKVCPRVDDAGSNGSFSVKEGESVTLHTDIQAQTDDLILWRFGDKNVLIAKCDMEDNKISYDDDDGRFRDRLKMNNQTGDLTITNIINLNTGVYKLKIISNRETKYKTFSVSVSGGGVVIQLWLQLAVLAVTGVASVAAVIVLCYDIKSRRDQQKRKQTTTTSDD